A genome region from Syntrophorhabdaceae bacterium includes the following:
- a CDS encoding integration host factor subunit beta: protein MNKMDIINKLATDINVNQKIAKIAVDTIIDSIKKAIINNERVEIRGFGSFTLREYKAYRGRNPKSGETVQVEPKRLPYFKVGKELKEMVWKDEA from the coding sequence ATGAATAAGATGGATATAATCAACAAGCTCGCCACAGATATAAACGTGAACCAGAAGATAGCAAAGATTGCCGTGGACACGATCATTGACAGCATAAAAAAAGCGATCATCAACAACGAGCGCGTGGAGATACGCGGTTTCGGCAGTTTTACCCTCAGGGAGTACAAGGCATACCGGGGCAGAAATCCAAAAAGCGGCGAAACCGTTCAGGTCGAACCCAAGAGACTTCCCTATTTCAAGGTGGGAAAAGAACTCAAAGAAATGGTCTGGAAGGACGAGGCCTAG
- a CDS encoding NUDIX hydrolase, whose amino-acid sequence MKRKVYCTHCGTVLGTDFLDGKHRQVCSGCDTVYYENPVPVASVVLANHNREILLVRRAKEPFKDMWCCPIGFAETGESIESAALRELKEEAGVEGRIVQLLDVGSHVNPLYGELLIVTFEVEKTGGSEAAGDDASEARYFPAMNLPKLAFDSQEKALAKFVELKKDLWSIHDSFETFVESTVKNRIDYPVILLSDELANAVQENSDKIVNLWLDDITTNPSTPSYRRLDRKDLHSRAMVIMGQFGSWLRKEKGEGESTSFYIALGRERKEGKVPLEEAISSLSILKKHVWMFTYSFGVWEKAVDIYRMFELGERLVYFFDRAAYHTAVGYRKRNNEQ is encoded by the coding sequence ATGAAAAGAAAGGTCTATTGCACCCATTGTGGAACGGTTCTCGGCACGGACTTTCTTGACGGCAAGCACAGACAGGTATGTAGTGGCTGCGACACCGTCTATTACGAGAACCCCGTGCCCGTGGCATCGGTGGTCCTTGCAAACCACAACCGGGAGATACTCCTTGTCCGCCGGGCGAAGGAACCCTTCAAGGACATGTGGTGCTGCCCCATCGGTTTTGCCGAAACGGGGGAGAGCATAGAGAGCGCCGCCCTTCGCGAATTGAAAGAGGAGGCGGGGGTGGAGGGAAGGATAGTGCAGCTCCTCGACGTGGGCTCCCACGTTAATCCCCTTTACGGCGAGCTTCTCATTGTAACCTTTGAGGTCGAGAAGACGGGGGGCTCCGAGGCGGCGGGCGACGACGCGTCGGAGGCGAGATACTTCCCGGCCATGAACCTCCCGAAGCTTGCCTTCGATTCACAGGAAAAGGCGCTGGCAAAGTTCGTGGAGCTGAAGAAAGATCTCTGGAGCATTCACGATTCCTTCGAGACCTTCGTGGAGAGCACGGTGAAGAACAGGATAGACTATCCCGTCATTCTCCTGTCCGACGAGCTTGCCAACGCCGTTCAGGAAAACTCGGATAAGATCGTCAACCTGTGGCTTGACGACATCACGACCAACCCTTCGACGCCGTCCTACAGGCGCCTCGACAGGAAGGACCTGCACTCGAGGGCGATGGTCATCATGGGGCAATTCGGTTCCTGGCTGAGAAAAGAAAAGGGCGAGGGCGAGTCCACCTCTTTTTACATTGCCCTCGGCCGCGAACGAAAGGAGGGCAAGGTGCCCCTCGAGGAGGCCATCAGCTCCCTGAGCATTCTCAAGAAACACGTGTGGATGTTTACGTATTCCTTTGGCGTCTGGGAGAAAGCCGTCGATATATACCGCATGTTCGAACTGGGGGAAAGGCTGGTGTACTTCTTCGACAGAGCGGCGTACCACACGGCGGTGGGCTATAGGAAAAGAAACAATGAACAATGA
- a CDS encoding phosphoribosylformylglycinamidine synthase subunit PurQ: MIGKKPKSLVVFGNGINCENETAHANRLAGFVPELVHIDEFVERPGMIHRYTFINFPGGFLDGDDLGSAKAQAVKWKYLEMAGTGRRFLDELVKFVENGKIIIGICNGFQLLVKTGLLPALGKTYGKQSATLAANDLGRFEDRWVCLKANRFSHCIFTRDMDRIYLPVRHGEGKCIVDSAESLSAMKEGGNIVLQYADSAGEVSMSYPDNPNGSAEAIAAICDDTGRVFGLMPHPEAFVDRTQHPRWTREEISSEGDGLKIFRNACKYISES, from the coding sequence ATGATAGGTAAAAAACCAAAGAGTCTTGTGGTCTTCGGGAACGGGATCAATTGCGAGAATGAAACGGCGCATGCGAACCGGCTGGCCGGCTTTGTGCCGGAGCTGGTGCACATCGACGAGTTCGTGGAGCGGCCGGGAATGATACACCGCTACACCTTCATAAATTTCCCCGGCGGCTTCCTCGACGGGGACGACCTCGGCTCGGCAAAGGCCCAGGCCGTAAAATGGAAATATCTGGAGATGGCGGGCACGGGGAGGCGCTTTCTCGACGAACTCGTCAAGTTCGTCGAGAACGGGAAGATCATCATCGGAATCTGCAACGGCTTCCAGCTTCTCGTGAAGACGGGCCTCCTGCCGGCGCTGGGAAAGACCTACGGGAAGCAGTCGGCGACCCTCGCCGCAAATGACCTCGGGCGGTTCGAGGACCGCTGGGTCTGTCTGAAGGCAAACCGATTTTCTCATTGCATATTTACGAGGGATATGGATAGAATTTATCTCCCCGTGCGACATGGTGAAGGAAAATGCATCGTCGATTCGGCGGAGAGCCTTTCCGCCATGAAGGAGGGGGGCAACATCGTCCTGCAATATGCCGACAGCGCCGGAGAGGTGTCGATGAGCTATCCCGATAACCCGAATGGCTCGGCGGAGGCCATTGCCGCCATTTGCGACGACACGGGAAGGGTGTTCGGGCTCATGCCGCACCCCGAGGCTTTTGTTGATCGTACGCAGCATCCCCGATGGACCAGGGAAGAGATTTCGAGCGAAGGAGACGGGCTTAAGATCTTCAGGAACGCCTGTAAATATATTTCAGAAAGTTGA
- the ccsB gene encoding c-type cytochrome biogenesis protein CcsB: MTTHHTILGIATILYLALFFIHVLYFAVGKKAILTVARYGLLAALVIQAAGIALRWVESYRLGIGHAPLSNYYESLIFFSWCVSLFVFVMRKRLYPLITFMAVAASLGLMAYASLAPGVDRGIQPLIPALQSNWLHVHVITCFLAYAAFVVSFICGVLSFFHSRGIVPPGHALEDINYRSIIIGFSMLTSGILTGAVWAHYAWGSYWSWDPKETWSLITWIVYALILHLRFAGGWRGRRIAIVSIIGFTCVVMTYFGVNLFLAGLHSYAI, from the coding sequence ATGACGACACACCACACTATACTTGGAATTGCGACGATTCTCTACCTGGCGCTCTTCTTCATTCATGTCCTTTATTTTGCCGTCGGAAAAAAAGCCATCCTGACCGTCGCGCGGTACGGTCTTCTGGCTGCCCTTGTCATCCAGGCGGCGGGCATCGCTTTGCGCTGGGTGGAGTCGTACCGGCTTGGCATTGGGCACGCGCCTCTCTCAAACTACTATGAGTCGCTCATATTCTTCTCCTGGTGCGTAAGCCTTTTTGTGTTTGTCATGAGAAAGAGGCTCTATCCCCTGATAACCTTCATGGCCGTTGCCGCCTCGCTTGGCCTCATGGCATACGCCTCCCTTGCCCCGGGGGTAGACAGGGGCATTCAGCCGCTCATACCGGCCCTGCAAAGCAACTGGCTGCACGTCCACGTCATCACCTGCTTTCTTGCGTACGCCGCGTTCGTCGTTTCTTTCATTTGCGGGGTTCTCTCTTTTTTCCATTCCCGGGGGATCGTGCCGCCGGGTCATGCACTGGAGGACATCAATTACAGGAGCATTATTATTGGCTTTTCGATGCTCACATCTGGTATACTAACGGGAGCCGTATGGGCGCACTACGCATGGGGATCATACTGGAGTTGGGATCCCAAGGAAACGTGGTCGCTCATAACCTGGATCGTTTATGCCCTGATCCTTCACCTGCGCTTCGCGGGGGGCTGGAGGGGAAGGCGGATCGCAATAGTATCGATCATAGGCTTTACGTGTGTCGTGATGACCTATTTCGGGGTCAACTTGTTTCTGGCGGGATTGCATAGTTACGCGATATGA
- a CDS encoding L-threonylcarbamoyladenylate synthase, with protein sequence MIVEWNPERPKKRITDILVQTMQEGGIIAYPTDTHYGIGCDLFNIKSIRKLYAMKHLDGKRALSIICRDMKDISTYAVLTDFSFDIVKWYLPGPFTFVLKARKIIPKLLMTDRKEVGVRIPAHPVPVGIAGLCGRPVINTSARIAGEEVITDPRIIEKTFGNAISLVVDGGILVSEPSTVVRLADDVPELLREGKGALDDRLSR encoded by the coding sequence ATGATAGTTGAATGGAACCCCGAACGACCGAAGAAAAGAATCACCGACATCCTGGTGCAGACGATGCAGGAGGGCGGCATCATCGCTTATCCCACGGACACCCATTACGGCATCGGCTGTGACCTTTTCAATATCAAATCCATACGAAAGCTGTACGCGATGAAACACCTTGACGGCAAGAGGGCGCTCAGTATCATTTGCAGGGACATGAAGGACATAAGCACCTACGCTGTCTTGACGGACTTTTCCTTTGATATCGTCAAATGGTACCTGCCAGGCCCCTTCACCTTTGTCCTCAAGGCCAGGAAGATCATCCCCAAGCTTCTCATGACGGACAGGAAAGAGGTGGGGGTCAGGATACCGGCCCACCCGGTGCCGGTGGGCATTGCGGGCCTGTGCGGCAGGCCTGTCATTAACACGAGTGCGCGGATCGCCGGCGAAGAGGTCATCACCGACCCCCGGATCATCGAGAAGACCTTCGGCAACGCCATCTCTCTTGTTGTGGACGGAGGGATCCTGGTAAGCGAACCTTCGACGGTTGTCCGGCTGGCAGACGATGTCCCGGAACTGCTCAGGGAAGGGAAGGGGGCCCTCGACGACCGCCTTTCCCGATAA
- a CDS encoding methyltransferase domain-containing protein — MATADGSEQRTEVIGSYRDHRLHARVGAVIREHSGNKKDIRSVVRDAIPWPKVKGALDLGCGYGWFEEVMPGGLDLIVGIDCLGENEAPFLTTARTRARQAVFRVMTLPAPTGLPTDHFDLIVSLYSLYFFPGAIGEIARLLKPGGLFLCLTHSASMLEEGQHYFDFRNLRKVIERFSAENGEALLGQHFSGVSHIDYPNALVFRGGDEDSLAMYIDFKREFIEKDVDPDVVRDKMISELHRKGELSFNKNDRIFLARK; from the coding sequence ATGGCAACGGCAGACGGGAGCGAACAAAGGACGGAAGTGATAGGGAGCTACAGGGACCACAGGCTTCACGCGCGGGTCGGCGCCGTAATACGGGAGCATTCCGGGAACAAGAAGGACATCAGGAGCGTGGTGCGCGACGCGATCCCCTGGCCGAAGGTGAAGGGGGCTCTCGATCTCGGCTGCGGATACGGTTGGTTTGAGGAGGTCATGCCCGGGGGTCTCGACCTTATCGTCGGGATCGATTGCCTGGGCGAGAACGAAGCCCCTTTCCTGACAACCGCCCGCACCCGCGCCCGGCAGGCCGTCTTCCGGGTGATGACGCTGCCCGCGCCAACAGGGTTGCCGACAGACCATTTTGATCTCATCGTGTCGCTCTATTCCCTCTATTTCTTCCCCGGCGCGATCGGGGAGATAGCCCGGCTCCTCAAGCCCGGCGGCCTCTTTCTCTGCCTCACCCACAGCGCCTCCATGCTGGAGGAAGGACAGCACTACTTCGACTTCAGGAACCTGAGGAAGGTGATCGAGCGATTTTCCGCGGAAAACGGCGAGGCGCTCCTCGGGCAGCATTTCAGCGGGGTGAGCCACATCGATTACCCCAATGCCCTTGTTTTTCGCGGCGGGGACGAAGATTCCCTTGCCATGTATATAGATTTCAAGAGAGAATTCATCGAGAAGGACGTTGACCCGGACGTCGTCCGCGATAAGATGATCTCCGAGCTCCACCGAAAGGGTGAGCTCAGCTTCAACAAGAACGACAGGATATTTCTGGCAAGAAAATGA
- a CDS encoding cytochrome c biogenesis protein ResB: protein MTATKSNNGGETEPASRSASLLRSLASVRVGIVVLSLIAATSILGSVIIQGGTEEEYLTLYSQKTYHFIKLLGLDDTYHSPWFYLLLVLFALNLVMCTAQRIRRITKERSAGPKAVPDMGGLVAAGAGFTSDAGSLGEISRRLGSSYRKKQISETTALYEKGSLSRYGVVVIHASVLVVLLGGLMGLAAGHRGFIMLRVGEAAQSAVSRGSSRSPIPLGFTVRCRDFRVSFYPGGQPKEYASDVEILDQAGKVLKEGRIKVNEPLSYGGVRLYQSSYGRSNSYTFLVDGRKIVLADEEVAREGKAPFMVVRYAAQVHDFGPGVMVAYMDGEEPKTLWFLSGVEKMRTRTIKGSRVSLEKIAGEYHTGLEMSRDPGVPVVLSGFALMLAGLYINFFTFHRRIYVVNEGAVVKVAGIASRNKEGFLEELGRLGKGLA, encoded by the coding sequence ATGACTGCCACAAAAAGCAATAACGGGGGCGAAACCGAGCCGGCTTCCCGGTCGGCGTCCCTGTTGCGGTCCCTTGCATCGGTGCGCGTTGGCATCGTGGTCCTGTCTCTCATCGCGGCGACCTCCATCCTGGGGAGCGTCATAATACAGGGCGGGACGGAGGAGGAATATCTAACCCTTTATTCCCAGAAGACCTACCACTTCATCAAGCTTCTCGGACTTGATGACACCTACCATTCGCCATGGTTCTACCTCCTCCTCGTCCTTTTTGCTCTCAACCTTGTGATGTGCACTGCCCAGCGTATAAGGCGCATAACAAAGGAGAGGAGCGCGGGGCCGAAGGCCGTGCCGGATATGGGGGGGCTCGTGGCCGCAGGCGCGGGCTTCACCTCAGACGCGGGGAGCCTTGGCGAGATCTCCCGCAGGCTCGGCAGCTCGTACAGGAAAAAGCAGATATCCGAAACGACGGCGCTCTACGAGAAAGGATCCCTTTCGCGATACGGCGTTGTCGTCATCCATGCGAGCGTCCTTGTCGTTCTTCTCGGGGGCCTTATGGGGCTGGCGGCCGGGCACAGGGGTTTTATCATGCTGCGGGTGGGCGAGGCGGCCCAGAGCGCCGTCTCCCGCGGAAGCTCGCGGTCGCCGATACCATTGGGGTTCACGGTGAGGTGCAGGGACTTTCGGGTCAGCTTTTACCCCGGCGGCCAGCCAAAGGAATACGCAAGCGATGTGGAGATCCTTGATCAGGCCGGGAAGGTTCTGAAGGAAGGCCGGATCAAGGTGAACGAGCCCCTTTCCTACGGGGGGGTCCGGCTCTACCAGTCAAGCTATGGGCGATCGAACAGCTATACCTTCCTCGTCGACGGGAGGAAGATCGTTCTGGCGGACGAAGAGGTGGCGAGAGAGGGCAAGGCCCCCTTCATGGTGGTGCGCTACGCGGCGCAGGTTCACGATTTCGGCCCGGGCGTGATGGTGGCGTACATGGACGGGGAAGAGCCGAAGACACTCTGGTTCCTGAGCGGCGTTGAAAAGATGAGGACCCGGACGATAAAAGGCTCACGGGTCTCCCTCGAAAAGATAGCCGGGGAATACCACACCGGTCTCGAGATGTCCCGCGACCCCGGCGTCCCGGTGGTGCTTTCAGGGTTTGCCCTTATGCTCGCAGGACTCTATATAAACTTCTTCACATTTCACCGAAGGATCTATGTTGTCAATGAGGGCGCCGTTGTTAAGGTGGCGGGCATTGCCTCCAGGAACAAGGAGGGGTTCCTGGAGGAATTGGGCAGATTGGGAAAGGGCCTCGCATGA
- a CDS encoding cytochrome c3 family protein translates to MKKEATIALVLAVVGLFALVLLPSAFAQKKAPESMMLKLEGGKFPPVPFSHPAHTDKAKVDCVACHHKDKNPKEPDGCMPCHDRKDPKNGALPIKDAYHKNCTGCHKESSAKGVAAPTKCNDCHKKQ, encoded by the coding sequence ATGAAGAAAGAAGCAACGATCGCACTCGTACTGGCAGTGGTCGGTTTGTTCGCCCTCGTGTTGCTCCCGAGCGCTTTTGCCCAGAAGAAGGCCCCGGAATCGATGATGCTGAAGCTCGAAGGGGGCAAATTCCCCCCGGTTCCCTTTTCTCACCCCGCCCACACCGATAAGGCCAAGGTCGACTGCGTCGCCTGTCACCACAAGGACAAGAACCCCAAAGAACCCGACGGCTGTATGCCCTGCCACGACCGCAAGGACCCGAAGAACGGTGCTTTGCCGATCAAGGACGCATACCACAAGAATTGCACGGGTTGTCACAAGGAGTCTTCGGCAAAAGGCGTAGCGGCACCGACCAAGTGCAATGACTGCCACAAAAAGCAATAA